The following are encoded in a window of Harmonia axyridis chromosome 7, icHarAxyr1.1, whole genome shotgun sequence genomic DNA:
- the LOC123684574 gene encoding uncharacterized protein LOC123684574 — MDQLMAIKKSLMEEIIALGNEDAITPTFQQLHMRPGWLGLTCSDKATVEWLKSIQPKLKPWEGADLRVAEEAELPHPEILVGYLPDSHDLSNEKILKAVENQNAGLKTSSWRVLRRGPSGPMLEIVISADRTSVERLGAKNWQINYFFGQTNLRLKGPKTMAERRGASQAPTSGPASKRPKGEVKKKVVKPPGNKEAKKPTTSFGGRADPQGRDKGGSDGEKPAVPSEKPSGHSIS, encoded by the coding sequence ATGGACCAACTAATGGCCATCAAAAAATCGCTGATGGAAGAAATTATTGCACTGGGGAACGAGGACGCCATAACGCCTACGTTCCAGCAACTGCATATGAGGCCAGGCTGGCTTGGGCTGACATGCTCTGACAAAGCCACTGTGGAGTGGCTGAAGAGCATACAGCCAAAACTCAAACCTTGGGAGGGAGCTGATCTAAGGGTAGCCGAAGAGGCAGAACTGCCTCACCCGGAGATCCTGGTCGGATATCTCCCCGACAGCCATGATCTCTCCAATGAGAAAATTCTCAAGGCGGTAGAGAACCAGAACGCAGGGCTCAAAACCTCCAGCTGGAGAGTCCTTCGAAGGGGACCATCAGGACCCATGCTCGAGATTGTCATCTCGGCTGATAGAACATCGGTCGAGAGACTTGGAGCAAAGAATTGGCAGATAAACTACTTTTTCGGCCAAACAAATCTTCGCCTTAAGGGACCAAAGACAATGGCCGAGAGGAGAGGAGCATCTCAGGCCCCAACCTCTGGTCCGGCGTCGAAAAGGCCCAAAGGGGAGGTAAAGAAGAAGGTGGTGAAGCCTCCAGGAAATAAAGAGGCCAAAAAACCGACCACCAGCTTTGGGGGGAGGGCTGATCCGCAAGGGCGTGATAAGGGGGGCTCCGACGGAGAAAAACCGGCGGTCCCTTCCGAAAAGCCTAGCGGACATTCAATCTCATAA
- the LOC123685030 gene encoding arylalkylamine N-acetyltransferase 1-like has product MHFEIVDESRYDEVLNYLRNHFHDEPLNVAVGLFKKGQTCQLLENYDMDTMRDGYSIIAIDPDTNKIAGAMLNAISSLGDPELELERMKCIDDIEFHRLMGLLLRHNSDAQLFRKYNVEKIFELRILSVDSDYRGRGLGQELVKRSEELAREHGFTVLKVDATSFFTQKILEKFGFETVKTVVYHDYRDADGKYIYNTPPPHDTYKIMTKVLSNEPVHV; this is encoded by the exons ATGCATTTCGAAATCGTTGATGAATCGAGATATGACGAGGTCCTAAATTACTTGAGGAATCATTTTCACGATGAACCCTTGAACGTAGCAGTTGGTCTCTTCAAAAAGGGTCAAACTTGCCAGCTCTTGGAAAACTATGATATGGATACCATGAGGGATGGATATTCGATAATTGCTATCGACCCAGACACTAACAAA ATAGCCGGGGCAATGCTGAATGCCATCTCCAGCCTTGGCGATCCGGAGCTGGAGCTGGAGAGAATGAAATGCATCGACGATATTGAATTCCATAGATTGATGGGACTCCTCTTGCGCCATAACTCGGACGCTCAGCTGTTCAGGAAATACAATGTGGAGAAGATATTCGAGCTCAGGATTCTGTCTGTCGACAGCGATTACAGGGGTAGAGGCTTGGGGCAGGAGCTGGTGAAGAGGAGTGAGGAGCTGGCGAGGGAGCATGGATTTACT GTCCTTAAAGTAGACGCTACCAGTTTTTTCACCCAAAAAATCCTGGAAAAGTTTGGATTTGAAACGGTGAAAACCGTAGTCTACCATGATTACAGAGATGCTGATGGAAAATACATCTACAACACTCCCCCACCCCATGATACTTATAAAATTATGACAAAGGTTCTATCAAATGAACCTGTTCATGTGTAA